A region from the Aphis gossypii isolate Hap1 chromosome 1, ASM2018417v2, whole genome shotgun sequence genome encodes:
- the LOC114131086 gene encoding protein transport protein Sec24D isoform X31: MNNSQFAQERPTQNYGALPTPQQNGQHNTSSNNVPSYNQAEGQLNDQFSQLGFNNRPSVPLVQNNTLPSSISNFSSGPQVNTSQSYSPANFNVELTGPPKQFSSSVPFGGSFSQNSSDNFLDKTSNTIPQSAFPGNSVESNIHDGIINQESRDFNNGTPNNLSETMYGKSNEFNTNTSNLVSNQIGSGLTSSQPIQSAFSVVSPQSRSQKPYSSNVQQPQLVENVPSQSDLSTQKLEYQPSNYPPTSNSISQSDFSRQPNHAPQQPGFPSQNNLKPQQPGFPPQPNSTLQQPGFPPQSNSTSQQPGFPPQPNSTLQQSGFPPQPNSTLQQPGFPPQANSTLQQPGFPSQTNLKPQQPGFPPQPSSTPQQPGFPPQPNSTLQQPGFPPQANSTKTQQPGFPPQPNSISQQPGFPLQPNSTLQQPGFPPQPNSTQQQPGFPPQPNSTLQQPGFPTQANLTKPQQPGFPPQPNSTLQQPGFPSQTNLKPQQPGFPPQPSLTPQQPGFPPQPNSILQQPGFPPQANSTLQQPGFPPQPNSTLQQSGFLPQPISSQQQHGFPPQPGNLPSQQMGFPSQAGNLPPRQSGYPPQQPGLTSQQPQQPGYSQQHNGFNPQQPSYQPQQSGYPPQQPGYPPQQPGYPPQQAGYSTQQAGFNQGTPAYMGQPAPSRRLDPDQMPSPVQVIQDDQQSKSGLFLTNQRGLVPPLVTTDFTVQDSGNASPRLIRSTMYCVPTTTDIMKQTSVPFGLVISPLAKIKPDEYPLPIINTGEFGPVRCKRCKAYMSPFMQFIDGGKHFTCLLCKATTEVPVEYFQHLDHTGQRLDRSERPELCFGSYEFIVPKEYCRKEIQPKPPAYIFVIDVSYNNIKSGLVRLICAFMKELLTQLPTELGSEKSKIRVGFITYDTTVHFYNIKETLAVPQMMIVGDTSEVFMPLLDGFLCDPEESSQVIDVLMEQIPTQFNETRTTETILLPAIKAGMEALKNADCCGKLFVFHSSLPIAEAPGKLKNREDRKLLATDKEKTILNPQTNVYKELGEECVQVGCSVDLFITNNSYIDLPTIGQISKISGGEIFKYTYFQAEVDGQRFLSDLKHDISRPTVFDAVMRVRTSTGTRPTDFYGHFFMSNSTDVELAAIDCDKAIAIEVKHDDKLDEQDGVLVQTAMLYTSCSGQRRVRILNLSLRSSGQMGELYRSCDLDTIMNFFGKQVMYKILESSGRQVKDAITNKTAQILATYRKHCASPSSAGQLILPECMKLMPLYVNCLIKSDAMSGGPDMTVDDRWFNMHLVITADIPTTLGYFYPRLIPIHTLADEKLLDDVSIPDQLRCSIEKFAENGAYILENGVYMFLWLGMGLSQTFLTDVFGVQSITYVDTEHSAIPVLDNPLNKAVRQVLSKIQKERSHTMRLSIIRQKDKIETVMRHFLVEDHGIDNSPSYVEFLCHMHKEIRNLLS, encoded by the exons ATGAATAATTCTCAATTTGCACAAGAGCGTCCAACACAAAATTATGGCGCTCTTCCAACACCACAACAAAATGGTCAACATAATACATCATCGAACA atgtACCATCTTATAACCAGGCTGAAGGACAGTTGAATGATCAATTTTCACAACTGGGATTTAATAATAGACCTTCAGTACCActagttcaaaataatactttg ccGAGTAGTATTAGCAACTTTTCAAGTGGACCACAAGTAAATACTTCGCAATCATATTCACCTGCCAATTTTAATGTTGAACTGACTGGGCCTCCTAAGCAATTTTCTTCATCAGTACCTTTTGGAGGAAGTTTTAGTCAAAATTCCTCAGATAATTTTCTAGACAAAACTAGTAATACAATACCACAATCTGCTTTTCCTGGAAATAGTGTTGAATCAAATATTCACGATGGAATTATTAATCAAGAATCAAGAGATTTTAATAATGGCACTcctaataatttaagtgaGACAATGTATGGGAAATccaatgaatttaatacaaatacctCAAATTTGGTTTCAAATCAAATTGGTTCTGGATTAACTTCATCTCAACCTATTCAATCAGCCTTTTCTGTTGTTTCACCTCAATCTCGTTCTCAAAAACCGTATTCAAGCAATGTTCAACAACCACAATTGGTTGAAAATGTTCCATCCCAATCGGATTTATCTActcaaaaattagaatatcaGCCATCAAATTATCCACCAACATCTAATTCAATATCTCAATCAGATTTTTCGAGACAACCTAATCATGCTCCACAGCAGCCAGGTTTTCCATctcagaataatttaaaacctcAGCAACCAGGTTTTCCACCTCAACCCAATTCCACACTGCAGCAGCCTGGGTTTCCACCACAATCTAATTCAACATCGCAGCAGCCAGGTTTTCCACCTCAACCCAATTCAACACTGCAGCAATCAGGTTTTCCACCTCAACCTAATTCCACACTGCAGCAGCCTGGTTTTCCACCACAAGCCAATTCAACATTGCAGCAGCCAGGTTTTCCATCTCAGACTAATTTAAAACCACAGCAACCAGGGTTTCCGCCACAACCTAGTTCGACACCACAGCAACCAGGTTTTCCACCTCAACCTAATTCAACACTGCAGCAGCCAGGTTTTCCACCACAAGCCAATTCAACAAAAACTCAGCAACCGGGTTTCCCGCCACAACCTAATTCAATATCGCAGCAACCTGGTTTTCCACTCCAACCTAATTCCACACTGCAGCAGCCTGGTTTTCCACCACAACCCAATTCAACACAGCAGCAACCAG GTTTTCCACCTCAACCCAATTCAACACTGCAGCAGCCAGGTTTTCCAACACAAGCCAATTTAACAAAACCGCAGCAGCCAGGATTTCCACCACAGCCTAATTCAACACTACAGCAGCCAGGTTTTCCATCTCAGACTAATTTAAAACCGCAGCAACCAGGTTTTCCGCCACAACCTAGTTTGACACCACAGCAACCAGGTTTTCCACCACAACCCAATTCAATACTGCAGCAGCCAGGTTTTCCACCACAAGCCAATTCTACACTGCAGCAGCCTGGTTTTCCACCACAACCCAATTCAACACTGCAGCAATCAGGTTTTCTACCACAACCTATTTCATCTCAACAGCAACATGGCTTTCCTCCTCAACCAGGAAATTTACCATCTCAACAAATGGGTTTTCCTTCTCAGGCCGGTAATTTACCACCACGACAATCTGGTTACCCACCTCAACAGCCTGGTTTAACGTCTCAACAACCTCAACAACCTGGATATTCTCAGCAACATAACGGTTTCAATCCTCAACAACCTAGTTATCAACCTCAACAATCTGGGTATCCACCTCAACAACCTGGGTATCCACCTCAACAACCTGGGTATCCACCTCAACAAGCAGGTTACTCTACACAACAAGCTGGTTTTAATCAAGGTACACCAGCCTATATGGGTCAGCCAGCTCCAAGTAGGAGATTAGATCCAGATCAGATGCCAAGTCca GTACAAGTTATACAAGATGACCAACAAAGTAAAagtggtttatttttaactaatcaaAGAGGTCTAGTGCCCCCTTTAGTTACTACAGATTTCACTGTTCAAGATTCTGGTAATGCATCACCTAGATTAATAAGATCAACTATGTATTGCGTACCCACTACAACGGACATTATGAAACAG aCTTCTGTACCATTTGGATTAGTCATCAGTCCATtagcaaaaataaaacccGATGAGTATcctttacctattataaatactggTGAATTTGGACCAGTTAGATGTAAAAGGTGTAAAGCTTACATGAGTCCATTTATGCAGTTCATTGATGGTGGAAAACACTTTACTTGTCTTTTATGTAAAGCTACAACAGAAg taccagttgaatattttcaacatttggATCATACTGGTCAGCGGCTTGACCGTTCTGAAAGGCCTGAATTATGTTTTGGTTcatatgaatttattgttcCAAAAGAGTATTGTAGG aAAGAAATTCAACCAAAACCTCCtgcatatatatttgtaatagatgtttcttacaataatattaaatctggACTTGTTCGACTCATATGTGCTTTCATGAAAGAGCTATTAACTCAATTACCAACTGAGTTGGGAagtgaaaaaagtaaaatacgtgttggttttataacttatgatacaactgttcatttttataatatcaag gaAACATTAGCTGTTCCTCAAATGATGATTGTTGGTGATACTTCTGAAGTGTTTATGCCATTGTTAGATGGGTTCTTATGTGATCCAGAAGAATCATCTCAAGTTATCGATGTACTTATGGAACAAATTCCCACTCAGTTTAATGAAACAAGGACTACTGAAACTATTCTTTTACCAGCAATAAAAGCAGGAATGGAAGCATTGAAG AACGCAGATTGTTgtggtaaattatttgtattccaTTCATCCTTGCCTATAGCAGAAGCTCCAGGTAAACTTAAGAATCGGGAAGATCGAAAATTACTTGCCACcgataaagaaaaaactattttga atcCACAAACTAATGTTTATAAAGAATTGGGAGAAGAATGTGTTCAAGTTGGATGTAGTGTTGATTTATTCATCActaataattcttatattgATTTACCTACTATTGgtcaaatttctaaaattagtggtggtgaaattttcaaatacacaTATTTCCAA gctGAAGTTGATGGTCAACGATTTTTATCTGATTTAAAACATGACATTAGCCGACCAACTGTTTTTGATGCTGTAATGCGTGTACGGACATCTACTGGTACTCGTCCTACTGATTTCTATGGGCATTTCTTTATGTCAAACTCTACAGATGTTGAATTAGCTGCTATTGATTGTGATAAA GCTATTGCAATTGAAGTAAAACACGATGATAAGCTTGATGAACAAGATGGAGTATTGGTACAAACAGCTATGTTATACACATCATGTAGTGGGCAAAGGCGTGTACGCATATTAAATCTATCATTACGTTCTAGTGGACAAATGGGTGAATTATATCGTAGCTGTGATTTAGATACAATAATGAATTTCTTCGGAAAACAAG ttatgtataaaatattggaaaGTTCTGGACGACAAGTAAAGGACGCAATTACTAATAAGACTGCTCAAATATTAGCTACTTATAGAAAACATTGTGCATCACCATCTTCAGCCGGTCAACTTATATTACCTGAATGCATGAAACTTATGCCTCTATATGTTAATTGTTTGATCAAATCTGATGCAATGTCCGGtg gtccTGATATGACAGTTGATGATCGTTGGTTTAATATGCATCTTGTTATCACTGCGGATATACCTACAACATTAGGTTATTTCTATCCACGTCTGATTCCTATCCATACACTCGCTGATGAAAAACTATTAGATGATGTTTCAATACCAGATCAATTAAGGTGTTCTATTGAAAAGTTTGCAGAAAATGGAGCTTATATTTTGG aAAATGGagtttatatgtttttgtgGCTTGGTATGGGTCTAAGTCAAACATTTTTGACTGACGTATTTGGTGTTCAGAGCATTACATATGTTGATACTGAACATTCGGCTATTCCTGTGTTGGATAATCCACTCAACAAAGCTGTTCGGCAGGTGTTatctaaaattcaaaaagaacGAAGCCACACTATGAGA cTTTCAATTATACGACAGAAAGATAAAATTGAAACTGTTATGAGACATTTCTTAGTTGAAGATCACGGCATTGACAATAGTCCATCCTATGTAGAATTTTTGTGTCACATGCATAAGGAAATTCGCAATTTGCTCAGTTAG
- the LOC114131086 gene encoding protein transport protein Sec24D isoform X6 encodes MNNSQFAQERPTQNYGALPTPQQNGQHNTSSNNVPSYNQAEGQLNDQFSQLGFNNRPSVPLVQNNTLPSSISNFSSGPQVNTSQSYSPANFNVELTGPPKQFSSSVPFGGSFSQNSSDNFLDKTSNTIPQSAFPGNSVESNIHDGIINQESRDFNNGTPNNLSETMYGKSNEFNTNTSNLVSNQIGSGLTSSQPIQSAFSVVSPQSRSQKPYSSNVQQPQLVENVPSQSDLSTQKLEYQPSNYPPTSNSISQSDFSRQPNHAPQQPGFPSQNNLKPQQPGFPPQPNSTLQQPGFPPQSNSTSQQPGFPPQPNSTLQQSGFPPQPNSTLQQPGFPPQANSTLQQPGFPSQTNLKPQQPGFPPQPSSTPQQPGFPPQPNSTLQQPGFPPQANSTKTQQPGFPPQPNSISQQPGFPLQPNSTLQQPGFPPQPNSTQQQPGFPLQPNSTMQQPGFPPQANSTKTQQPGFPPQPNSISQQPGFPPQPNSTLQQPGFPPQPNSTLQQPGFPPQANSTKTQQPGFPPQPNSVLQQSGFPQQPNLTPQQPGFPPQPSSIPQQPGFPPQPSSTPQQPGFPPQPSSTPQQPGFPPQPNSTLQQPGFPTQANLTKPQQPGFPPQPNSTLQQPGFPSQTNLKPQQPGFPPQPSLTPQQPGFPPQPNSILQQPGFPPQANSTLQQPGFPPQPNSTLQQSGFLPQPISSQQQHGFPPQPGNLPSQQMGFPSQAGNLPPRQSGYPPQQPGLTSQQPQQPGYSQQHNGFNPQQPSYQPQQSGYPPQQPGYPPQQPGYPPQQAGYSTQQAGFNQGTPAYMGQPAPSRRLDPDQMPSPVQVIQDDQQSKSGLFLTNQRGLVPPLVTTDFTVQDSGNASPRLIRSTMYCVPTTTDIMKQTSVPFGLVISPLAKIKPDEYPLPIINTGEFGPVRCKRCKAYMSPFMQFIDGGKHFTCLLCKATTEVPVEYFQHLDHTGQRLDRSERPELCFGSYEFIVPKEYCRKEIQPKPPAYIFVIDVSYNNIKSGLVRLICAFMKELLTQLPTELGSEKSKIRVGFITYDTTVHFYNIKETLAVPQMMIVGDTSEVFMPLLDGFLCDPEESSQVIDVLMEQIPTQFNETRTTETILLPAIKAGMEALKNADCCGKLFVFHSSLPIAEAPGKLKNREDRKLLATDKEKTILNPQTNVYKELGEECVQVGCSVDLFITNNSYIDLPTIGQISKISGGEIFKYTYFQAEVDGQRFLSDLKHDISRPTVFDAVMRVRTSTGTRPTDFYGHFFMSNSTDVELAAIDCDKAIAIEVKHDDKLDEQDGVLVQTAMLYTSCSGQRRVRILNLSLRSSGQMGELYRSCDLDTIMNFFGKQVMYKILESSGRQVKDAITNKTAQILATYRKHCASPSSAGQLILPECMKLMPLYVNCLIKSDAMSGGPDMTVDDRWFNMHLVITADIPTTLGYFYPRLIPIHTLADEKLLDDVSIPDQLRCSIEKFAENGAYILENGVYMFLWLGMGLSQTFLTDVFGVQSITYVDTEHSAIPVLDNPLNKAVRQVLSKIQKERSHTMRLSIIRQKDKIETVMRHFLVEDHGIDNSPSYVEFLCHMHKEIRNLLS; translated from the exons ATGAATAATTCTCAATTTGCACAAGAGCGTCCAACACAAAATTATGGCGCTCTTCCAACACCACAACAAAATGGTCAACATAATACATCATCGAACA atgtACCATCTTATAACCAGGCTGAAGGACAGTTGAATGATCAATTTTCACAACTGGGATTTAATAATAGACCTTCAGTACCActagttcaaaataatactttg ccGAGTAGTATTAGCAACTTTTCAAGTGGACCACAAGTAAATACTTCGCAATCATATTCACCTGCCAATTTTAATGTTGAACTGACTGGGCCTCCTAAGCAATTTTCTTCATCAGTACCTTTTGGAGGAAGTTTTAGTCAAAATTCCTCAGATAATTTTCTAGACAAAACTAGTAATACAATACCACAATCTGCTTTTCCTGGAAATAGTGTTGAATCAAATATTCACGATGGAATTATTAATCAAGAATCAAGAGATTTTAATAATGGCACTcctaataatttaagtgaGACAATGTATGGGAAATccaatgaatttaatacaaatacctCAAATTTGGTTTCAAATCAAATTGGTTCTGGATTAACTTCATCTCAACCTATTCAATCAGCCTTTTCTGTTGTTTCACCTCAATCTCGTTCTCAAAAACCGTATTCAAGCAATGTTCAACAACCACAATTGGTTGAAAATGTTCCATCCCAATCGGATTTATCTActcaaaaattagaatatcaGCCATCAAATTATCCACCAACATCTAATTCAATATCTCAATCAGATTTTTCGAGACAACCTAATCATGCTCCACAGCAGCCAGGTTTTCCATctcagaataatttaaaacctcAGCAACCAGGTTTTCCACCTCAACCCAATTCCACACTGCAGCAGCCTGGGTTTCCACCACAATCTAATTCAACATCGCAGCAGCCAGGTTTTCCACCTCAACCCAATTCAACACTGCAGCAATCAGGTTTTCCACCTCAACCTAATTCCACACTGCAGCAGCCTGGTTTTCCACCACAAGCCAATTCAACATTGCAGCAGCCAGGTTTTCCATCTCAGACTAATTTAAAACCACAGCAACCAGGGTTTCCGCCACAACCTAGTTCGACACCACAGCAACCAGGTTTTCCACCTCAACCTAATTCAACACTGCAGCAGCCAGGTTTTCCACCACAAGCCAATTCAACAAAAACTCAGCAACCGGGTTTCCCGCCACAACCTAATTCAATATCGCAGCAACCTGGTTTTCCACTCCAACCTAATTCCACACTGCAGCAGCCTGGTTTTCCACCACAACCCAATTCAACACAGCAGCAACCAGGTTTTCCACTTCAACCTAATTCAACAATGCAGCAGCCAGGTTTTCCACCACAAGCCAATTCAACAAAAACTCAGCAACCGGGTTTCCCGCCACAACCTAATTCAATATCGCAGCAACCTGGTTTTCCACCCCAACCTAATTCAACACTGCAGCAGCCAG GATTTCCACCACAGCCTAATTCAACACTACAGCAGCCAGGTTTTCCACCACAAGCTAATTCAACAAAAACTCAACAACCTGGTTTCCCGCCACAACCTAATTCAGTTTTGCAGCAGTCAGGTTTCCCACAACAACCTAATTTAACACCACAGCAACCAGGTTTTCCGCCACAACCTAGTTCGATACCACAGCAACCAGGTTTTCCACCTCAACCCAGTTCGACACCACAGCAACCAGGTTTTCCACCTCAACCCAGTTCGACACCACAGCAACCAGGTTTTCCACCTCAACCCAATTCAACACTGCAGCAGCCAGGTTTTCCAACACAAGCCAATTTAACAAAACCGCAGCAGCCAGGATTTCCACCACAGCCTAATTCAACACTACAGCAGCCAGGTTTTCCATCTCAGACTAATTTAAAACCGCAGCAACCAGGTTTTCCGCCACAACCTAGTTTGACACCACAGCAACCAGGTTTTCCACCACAACCCAATTCAATACTGCAGCAGCCAGGTTTTCCACCACAAGCCAATTCTACACTGCAGCAGCCTGGTTTTCCACCACAACCCAATTCAACACTGCAGCAATCAGGTTTTCTACCACAACCTATTTCATCTCAACAGCAACATGGCTTTCCTCCTCAACCAGGAAATTTACCATCTCAACAAATGGGTTTTCCTTCTCAGGCCGGTAATTTACCACCACGACAATCTGGTTACCCACCTCAACAGCCTGGTTTAACGTCTCAACAACCTCAACAACCTGGATATTCTCAGCAACATAACGGTTTCAATCCTCAACAACCTAGTTATCAACCTCAACAATCTGGGTATCCACCTCAACAACCTGGGTATCCACCTCAACAACCTGGGTATCCACCTCAACAAGCAGGTTACTCTACACAACAAGCTGGTTTTAATCAAGGTACACCAGCCTATATGGGTCAGCCAGCTCCAAGTAGGAGATTAGATCCAGATCAGATGCCAAGTCca GTACAAGTTATACAAGATGACCAACAAAGTAAAagtggtttatttttaactaatcaaAGAGGTCTAGTGCCCCCTTTAGTTACTACAGATTTCACTGTTCAAGATTCTGGTAATGCATCACCTAGATTAATAAGATCAACTATGTATTGCGTACCCACTACAACGGACATTATGAAACAG aCTTCTGTACCATTTGGATTAGTCATCAGTCCATtagcaaaaataaaacccGATGAGTATcctttacctattataaatactggTGAATTTGGACCAGTTAGATGTAAAAGGTGTAAAGCTTACATGAGTCCATTTATGCAGTTCATTGATGGTGGAAAACACTTTACTTGTCTTTTATGTAAAGCTACAACAGAAg taccagttgaatattttcaacatttggATCATACTGGTCAGCGGCTTGACCGTTCTGAAAGGCCTGAATTATGTTTTGGTTcatatgaatttattgttcCAAAAGAGTATTGTAGG aAAGAAATTCAACCAAAACCTCCtgcatatatatttgtaatagatgtttcttacaataatattaaatctggACTTGTTCGACTCATATGTGCTTTCATGAAAGAGCTATTAACTCAATTACCAACTGAGTTGGGAagtgaaaaaagtaaaatacgtgttggttttataacttatgatacaactgttcatttttataatatcaag gaAACATTAGCTGTTCCTCAAATGATGATTGTTGGTGATACTTCTGAAGTGTTTATGCCATTGTTAGATGGGTTCTTATGTGATCCAGAAGAATCATCTCAAGTTATCGATGTACTTATGGAACAAATTCCCACTCAGTTTAATGAAACAAGGACTACTGAAACTATTCTTTTACCAGCAATAAAAGCAGGAATGGAAGCATTGAAG AACGCAGATTGTTgtggtaaattatttgtattccaTTCATCCTTGCCTATAGCAGAAGCTCCAGGTAAACTTAAGAATCGGGAAGATCGAAAATTACTTGCCACcgataaagaaaaaactattttga atcCACAAACTAATGTTTATAAAGAATTGGGAGAAGAATGTGTTCAAGTTGGATGTAGTGTTGATTTATTCATCActaataattcttatattgATTTACCTACTATTGgtcaaatttctaaaattagtggtggtgaaattttcaaatacacaTATTTCCAA gctGAAGTTGATGGTCAACGATTTTTATCTGATTTAAAACATGACATTAGCCGACCAACTGTTTTTGATGCTGTAATGCGTGTACGGACATCTACTGGTACTCGTCCTACTGATTTCTATGGGCATTTCTTTATGTCAAACTCTACAGATGTTGAATTAGCTGCTATTGATTGTGATAAA GCTATTGCAATTGAAGTAAAACACGATGATAAGCTTGATGAACAAGATGGAGTATTGGTACAAACAGCTATGTTATACACATCATGTAGTGGGCAAAGGCGTGTACGCATATTAAATCTATCATTACGTTCTAGTGGACAAATGGGTGAATTATATCGTAGCTGTGATTTAGATACAATAATGAATTTCTTCGGAAAACAAG ttatgtataaaatattggaaaGTTCTGGACGACAAGTAAAGGACGCAATTACTAATAAGACTGCTCAAATATTAGCTACTTATAGAAAACATTGTGCATCACCATCTTCAGCCGGTCAACTTATATTACCTGAATGCATGAAACTTATGCCTCTATATGTTAATTGTTTGATCAAATCTGATGCAATGTCCGGtg gtccTGATATGACAGTTGATGATCGTTGGTTTAATATGCATCTTGTTATCACTGCGGATATACCTACAACATTAGGTTATTTCTATCCACGTCTGATTCCTATCCATACACTCGCTGATGAAAAACTATTAGATGATGTTTCAATACCAGATCAATTAAGGTGTTCTATTGAAAAGTTTGCAGAAAATGGAGCTTATATTTTGG aAAATGGagtttatatgtttttgtgGCTTGGTATGGGTCTAAGTCAAACATTTTTGACTGACGTATTTGGTGTTCAGAGCATTACATATGTTGATACTGAACATTCGGCTATTCCTGTGTTGGATAATCCACTCAACAAAGCTGTTCGGCAGGTGTTatctaaaattcaaaaagaacGAAGCCACACTATGAGA cTTTCAATTATACGACAGAAAGATAAAATTGAAACTGTTATGAGACATTTCTTAGTTGAAGATCACGGCATTGACAATAGTCCATCCTATGTAGAATTTTTGTGTCACATGCATAAGGAAATTCGCAATTTGCTCAGTTAG